A stretch of the Pan paniscus chromosome 2, NHGRI_mPanPan1-v2.0_pri, whole genome shotgun sequence genome encodes the following:
- the WDR6 gene encoding tRNA (34-2'-O)-methyltransferase regulator WDR6 isoform X2 — protein sequence MALCLCLGEGPDVLVYSLDFGGHLRMIKRVQNLLGHYLIHGFRVRPEPNGDLDLEAMVAVFGSKGLRVVKISWGQGHFRELWRSGLWNMSDWIWDARWLEGNIALALGHNSVVLYDPVVGCILQEVPCTDRCTLSSACLIGDAWKELTIVAGAVSNQLLVWYPATALADNKPVAPDRRISGHVGIIFSMSYLESKGLLATASEDRSVRIWKVGDLRVPGGRVQNIGHCFGHSARVWQVKLLENYLISAGEDCVCLVWSHEGEILQAFRGHQGRGIRAIAAHERQAWVITGGDDSGIRLWHLVGRGYRGLGVSALCFKSRSRPGTLKAVTLAGSWRLLAVTDTGALYLYDVEVKCWEQLLEDKHFQSYCLLEAAPGPEGFGLCAMANGEGRVKVVPINTPTAAVDQTLFPGKVHSLSWALRGYEELLLLASGPGGVVACLEISAAPSGKAIFVKERCRYLLPPSKQRWHTCSAFLPPGDFLVCGDRRGSVLLFPSRPGLLKDPGVGGKAGAGAGAPVVGSGSSGGGNAFTGLGPVSTLPSLHGKQGVTSVTCHGGYVYTTGRDGAYYQLFVRDGQLQPVLRQKSCRGMNWLAGLRIVPDGSMVILGFHANEFVVWNPRSHEKLHIVNCGGGHRSWAFSDTEAAMAFAYLKDGDVMLYRALGGCTRPHVILREGLHGREITCVKRVGTITLGPEYGVPSFMQPDDLEPGSEGPDLTDIVITCSEDTTVCVLALPTTTGSAHALTAVCNHISSVRAVAVWGIGTPGGPQDPQPGLTAHVVSAGGRAEMHCFSIMVTPDPSTPSRLACHVMHLSSHRLDEYWDRQRNRHRMVKVDPETRYMSLAVCELDQPSLGPLVAAACSDGAVRLFLLQDSGRILQLLAETFHHKRCVLKVHSFTHEAPNQRRRLLLCSAATDGSLAFWDLTTMLDHESTVLEPPVDPGLPYRLGTPSLTLQAHSCGINSLHTLPTREGHHLVASGSEDGSLHVFVLAVEMLQLEEAVGEAGLVPQLRVLEEYSVPCAHAAHVTGLKILSPSIMVSASIDQRLTFWRLGHGEPTFMNSTVFHVPDVADMDCWPVSPEFGHRCALGGQGLEVYNWYD from the exons ATGGCTCTTTGCCTCTGTCTAGGTGAGGGTCCCGATGTCCTGGTGTACAGCTTGGACTTTGGTGGGCATCTGCGGATGATAAAGCGAGTGCAGAACCTGCTTGGCCACTATCTTATCCATGGCTTCCGGGTACGGCCAGAGCCTAATGGAGACCTTGACTTGGAGGCCATGGTGGCTGTGTTTGGAAGCAAGGGACTCCGAGTtgtgaaaattagctggggacAGGGCCACTTCCGGGAGCTTTGGCGCTCTGGCCTGTGGAACATGTCTGACTGGATTTGGGATGCACGCTGGCTTGAGGGAAATATAGCCTTGGCCCTGGGCCACAACTCAGTGGTGCTATATGACCCTGTAGTAGGGTGCATCCTGCAAGAGGTGCCCTGCACAGACAGGTGCACCCTCTCTTCAGCTTGCCTGATTGGAGACGCCTGGAAGGAGCTGACCATAGTGGCAGGTGCTGTTTCCAACCAGCTCTTGGTCTGGTACCCAGCAACTGCCTTAGCAGACAACAAACCTGTAGCACCTGACCGACGAATCAGTGGGCATGTGGGCATCATCTTCAGCATGTCATACCTGGAAAGCAAGGGATTGCTGGCTACAGCTTCAGAAGACCGAAGCGTTCGTATCTGGAAGGTGGGCGACCTGCGAGTGCCTGGGGGTCGGGTGCAGAATATTGGGCACTGCTTTGGGCACAGCGCCCGTGTGTGGCAGGTCAAGCTTCTAGAGAATTACCTTATCAGTGCAGGAGAGGATTGTGTCTGCTTGGTGTGGAGCCATGAAGGTGAGATCCTCCAGGCCTTTCGGGGACACCAGGGACGTGGGATCCGGGCCATAGCTGCCCATGAGAGGCAGGCCTGGGTGATCACTGGGGGTGATGACTCAGGCATTCGGCTGTGGCACTTGGTAGGGCGTGGGTACCGGGGATTGGGGGTCTCGGCTCTCTGCTTCAAGTCCCGTAGTAGGCCAGGTACACTCAAGGCTGTGACTCTGGCTGGCTCTTGGCGACTGCTGGCAGTGACTGATACAGGGGCCCTGTATCTCTATGACGTCGAGGTCAAGTGCTGGGAGCAGCTGCTAGAGGATAAACATTTCCAGTCCTACTGCCTGCTGGAGGCAGCTCCTGGTCCCGAGGGCTTCGGATTGTGTGCTATGGCCAATGGGGAAGGTCGTGTCAAGGTTGTCCCCATCAACACTCCAACTGCTGCTGTGGACCAGACCCTGTTTCCTGGGAAGGTGCACAGCTTGAGCTGGGCCCTGCGTGGTTATGAGGAGCTCCTGTTGCTGGCATCGGGCCCTGGCGGGGTAGTAGCTTGCCTAGAGATCTCAGCCGCACCCTCTGGCAAGGCCATCTTTGTCAAGGAACGTTGTCGGTACCTGCTGCCCCCAAGCAAGCAGAGATGGCACACATGCAGTGCCTTCCTACCCCCAGGTGACTTCCTGGTGTGTGGTGACCGCCGGGGCTCTGTGCTGCTATTCCCCTCCAGACCAGGTCTGCTCAAGGACCCTGGGGTGGGAGGCAAGGCTGGGGCTGGTGCTGGGGCACCTGTAGTGGGTAGTGGTAGTAGTGGGGGTGGGAATGCTTTCACTGGGTTGGGCCCAGTGTCTACCCTGCCCTCTCTGCACGGGAAGCAGGGTGTGACCTCTGTCACATGCCATGGTGGCTATGTGTATACCACAGGGCGTGATGGCGCCTACTACCAGCTGTTTGTACGAGACGGCCAGCTCCAGCCAGTCCTAAGGCAGAAGTCCTGTCGAGGCATGAACTGGCTAGCTGGGCTCCGTATAGTGCCCGATGGGAGCATGGTTATCCTGGGTTTCCATGCCAATGAGTTTGTGGTGTGGAACCCTCGGTCACACGAGAAGCTGCACATCGTCAACTGTGGTGGAGGGCACCGTTCGTGGGCATTCTCTGATACTGAGGCAGCCATGGCCTTTGCTTACCTCAAGGATGGGGATGTCATGCTGTACAGGGCTCTGGGTGGCTGCACCCGGCCACACGTGATTCTCCGGGAGGGTCTGCATGGCCGTGAGATCACTTGTGTAAAGCGTGTGGGCACCATTACCCTGGGGCCTGAATATGGAGTGCCCAGCTTCATGCAGCCTGATGACCTGGAGCCTGGCAGTGAGGGGCCCGACTTGACTGACATTGTGATCACATGTAGTGAGGACACTACTGTCTGTGTCCTAGCACTCCCTACAACCACAGGCTCAGCCCACGCACTCACAGCTGTTTGTAACCATATCTCCTCGGTACGTGCTGTGGCTGTGTGGGGCATTGGCACCCCAGGTGGCCCTCAGGATCCTCAGCCAGGCCTGACTGCCCATGTGGTGTCTGCCGGGGGGCGGGCTGAGATGCACTGCTTCAGCATCATGGTTACTCCGGACCCCAGCACCCCAAGCCGCCTCGCCTGCCATGTCATGCACCTTTCGTCCCACCGGCTAGATGAGTATTGGGACCGGCAACGCAATCGGCATCGGATGGTTAAGGTAGACCCAGAGACCAG GTACATGTCCCTTGCTGTGTGTGAACTTGACCAGCCCAGCCTTGGCCCCCTTGTGGCTGCAGCCTGTAGTGATGGGGCCGTAAG gCTCTTTCTTTTGCAGGATTCTGGGCGGATTCTGCAGCTCCTTGCTGAAACCTTCCACCATAAGCGATGTGTCCTCAAGGTCCACTCCTTTACACACGAGGCACCCAACCAGAGGCG GAGGCTCCTCCTGTGCAGCGCAGCTACTGATGGCAGCCTGGCCTTCTGGGATCTCACCACCATGCTAGACCATGAATCCACTGTCCTGGAGCCTCCAGTGGATCCTGGGCTTCCCTACC gGCTTGGCACCCCCTCCCTGACTCTCCAGGCCCACAGCTGTGGTATCAACAGCCTGCACACCTTGCCCACCCGTGAGGGCCACCATCTCGTGGCCAGTGGCAGTGAAGATGGATCCCTCCATGTCTTCGTGCTTGCTGTGGAGATGCTACAGCTAGAAGAGGCTGTGGGAGAGGCTGGGCTGGTACCTCAGCTGCGTGTGCTAGAGGAATACTCTGTCCCCTGTGCACATGCTGCCCATGTGACAGGCCTCAAGATCCTAAGCCCAAGCATCATGGTCTCAGCCTCCATTGATCAACGGCTGACCTTCTGGCGTCTGGGGCATGGTGAACCCACCTTCATGAATAGCACTGTATTCCATGTGCCTGATGTGGCTGACATGGACTGCTGGCCTGTGAGCCCTGAGTTTGGCCACCGTTGTGCCCTTGGGGGTCAGGGGCTTGAGGTTTACAACTGGTACGACTGA
- the WDR6 gene encoding tRNA (34-2'-O)-methyltransferase regulator WDR6 isoform X1 translates to MGSAARWEGSFSREFSSLLSRGCLRTPRIDMDALEDYVWPRATSELILLPVTGLECVGDRLLAGEGPDVLVYSLDFGGHLRMIKRVQNLLGHYLIHGFRVRPEPNGDLDLEAMVAVFGSKGLRVVKISWGQGHFRELWRSGLWNMSDWIWDARWLEGNIALALGHNSVVLYDPVVGCILQEVPCTDRCTLSSACLIGDAWKELTIVAGAVSNQLLVWYPATALADNKPVAPDRRISGHVGIIFSMSYLESKGLLATASEDRSVRIWKVGDLRVPGGRVQNIGHCFGHSARVWQVKLLENYLISAGEDCVCLVWSHEGEILQAFRGHQGRGIRAIAAHERQAWVITGGDDSGIRLWHLVGRGYRGLGVSALCFKSRSRPGTLKAVTLAGSWRLLAVTDTGALYLYDVEVKCWEQLLEDKHFQSYCLLEAAPGPEGFGLCAMANGEGRVKVVPINTPTAAVDQTLFPGKVHSLSWALRGYEELLLLASGPGGVVACLEISAAPSGKAIFVKERCRYLLPPSKQRWHTCSAFLPPGDFLVCGDRRGSVLLFPSRPGLLKDPGVGGKAGAGAGAPVVGSGSSGGGNAFTGLGPVSTLPSLHGKQGVTSVTCHGGYVYTTGRDGAYYQLFVRDGQLQPVLRQKSCRGMNWLAGLRIVPDGSMVILGFHANEFVVWNPRSHEKLHIVNCGGGHRSWAFSDTEAAMAFAYLKDGDVMLYRALGGCTRPHVILREGLHGREITCVKRVGTITLGPEYGVPSFMQPDDLEPGSEGPDLTDIVITCSEDTTVCVLALPTTTGSAHALTAVCNHISSVRAVAVWGIGTPGGPQDPQPGLTAHVVSAGGRAEMHCFSIMVTPDPSTPSRLACHVMHLSSHRLDEYWDRQRNRHRMVKVDPETRYMSLAVCELDQPSLGPLVAAACSDGAVRLFLLQDSGRILQLLAETFHHKRCVLKVHSFTHEAPNQRRRLLLCSAATDGSLAFWDLTTMLDHESTVLEPPVDPGLPYRLGTPSLTLQAHSCGINSLHTLPTREGHHLVASGSEDGSLHVFVLAVEMLQLEEAVGEAGLVPQLRVLEEYSVPCAHAAHVTGLKILSPSIMVSASIDQRLTFWRLGHGEPTFMNSTVFHVPDVADMDCWPVSPEFGHRCALGGQGLEVYNWYD, encoded by the exons ATGGGCAGCGCGGCGCGCTGGGAAGGCTCGTTCTCGCGAGAGTTCAGCTCCCTTCTTAGCCGTGGCTGCCTCAGAACCCCGAGGATCGACATGGACGCTCTCGAGGACTACGTTTGGCCGCGGGCAACCTCGGAGCTTATACTCCTCCCAGTGACGGGTCTGGAGTGCGTGGGGGACCGGCTGTTGGCGG GTGAGGGTCCCGATGTCCTGGTGTACAGCTTGGACTTTGGTGGGCATCTGCGGATGATAAAGCGAGTGCAGAACCTGCTTGGCCACTATCTTATCCATGGCTTCCGGGTACGGCCAGAGCCTAATGGAGACCTTGACTTGGAGGCCATGGTGGCTGTGTTTGGAAGCAAGGGACTCCGAGTtgtgaaaattagctggggacAGGGCCACTTCCGGGAGCTTTGGCGCTCTGGCCTGTGGAACATGTCTGACTGGATTTGGGATGCACGCTGGCTTGAGGGAAATATAGCCTTGGCCCTGGGCCACAACTCAGTGGTGCTATATGACCCTGTAGTAGGGTGCATCCTGCAAGAGGTGCCCTGCACAGACAGGTGCACCCTCTCTTCAGCTTGCCTGATTGGAGACGCCTGGAAGGAGCTGACCATAGTGGCAGGTGCTGTTTCCAACCAGCTCTTGGTCTGGTACCCAGCAACTGCCTTAGCAGACAACAAACCTGTAGCACCTGACCGACGAATCAGTGGGCATGTGGGCATCATCTTCAGCATGTCATACCTGGAAAGCAAGGGATTGCTGGCTACAGCTTCAGAAGACCGAAGCGTTCGTATCTGGAAGGTGGGCGACCTGCGAGTGCCTGGGGGTCGGGTGCAGAATATTGGGCACTGCTTTGGGCACAGCGCCCGTGTGTGGCAGGTCAAGCTTCTAGAGAATTACCTTATCAGTGCAGGAGAGGATTGTGTCTGCTTGGTGTGGAGCCATGAAGGTGAGATCCTCCAGGCCTTTCGGGGACACCAGGGACGTGGGATCCGGGCCATAGCTGCCCATGAGAGGCAGGCCTGGGTGATCACTGGGGGTGATGACTCAGGCATTCGGCTGTGGCACTTGGTAGGGCGTGGGTACCGGGGATTGGGGGTCTCGGCTCTCTGCTTCAAGTCCCGTAGTAGGCCAGGTACACTCAAGGCTGTGACTCTGGCTGGCTCTTGGCGACTGCTGGCAGTGACTGATACAGGGGCCCTGTATCTCTATGACGTCGAGGTCAAGTGCTGGGAGCAGCTGCTAGAGGATAAACATTTCCAGTCCTACTGCCTGCTGGAGGCAGCTCCTGGTCCCGAGGGCTTCGGATTGTGTGCTATGGCCAATGGGGAAGGTCGTGTCAAGGTTGTCCCCATCAACACTCCAACTGCTGCTGTGGACCAGACCCTGTTTCCTGGGAAGGTGCACAGCTTGAGCTGGGCCCTGCGTGGTTATGAGGAGCTCCTGTTGCTGGCATCGGGCCCTGGCGGGGTAGTAGCTTGCCTAGAGATCTCAGCCGCACCCTCTGGCAAGGCCATCTTTGTCAAGGAACGTTGTCGGTACCTGCTGCCCCCAAGCAAGCAGAGATGGCACACATGCAGTGCCTTCCTACCCCCAGGTGACTTCCTGGTGTGTGGTGACCGCCGGGGCTCTGTGCTGCTATTCCCCTCCAGACCAGGTCTGCTCAAGGACCCTGGGGTGGGAGGCAAGGCTGGGGCTGGTGCTGGGGCACCTGTAGTGGGTAGTGGTAGTAGTGGGGGTGGGAATGCTTTCACTGGGTTGGGCCCAGTGTCTACCCTGCCCTCTCTGCACGGGAAGCAGGGTGTGACCTCTGTCACATGCCATGGTGGCTATGTGTATACCACAGGGCGTGATGGCGCCTACTACCAGCTGTTTGTACGAGACGGCCAGCTCCAGCCAGTCCTAAGGCAGAAGTCCTGTCGAGGCATGAACTGGCTAGCTGGGCTCCGTATAGTGCCCGATGGGAGCATGGTTATCCTGGGTTTCCATGCCAATGAGTTTGTGGTGTGGAACCCTCGGTCACACGAGAAGCTGCACATCGTCAACTGTGGTGGAGGGCACCGTTCGTGGGCATTCTCTGATACTGAGGCAGCCATGGCCTTTGCTTACCTCAAGGATGGGGATGTCATGCTGTACAGGGCTCTGGGTGGCTGCACCCGGCCACACGTGATTCTCCGGGAGGGTCTGCATGGCCGTGAGATCACTTGTGTAAAGCGTGTGGGCACCATTACCCTGGGGCCTGAATATGGAGTGCCCAGCTTCATGCAGCCTGATGACCTGGAGCCTGGCAGTGAGGGGCCCGACTTGACTGACATTGTGATCACATGTAGTGAGGACACTACTGTCTGTGTCCTAGCACTCCCTACAACCACAGGCTCAGCCCACGCACTCACAGCTGTTTGTAACCATATCTCCTCGGTACGTGCTGTGGCTGTGTGGGGCATTGGCACCCCAGGTGGCCCTCAGGATCCTCAGCCAGGCCTGACTGCCCATGTGGTGTCTGCCGGGGGGCGGGCTGAGATGCACTGCTTCAGCATCATGGTTACTCCGGACCCCAGCACCCCAAGCCGCCTCGCCTGCCATGTCATGCACCTTTCGTCCCACCGGCTAGATGAGTATTGGGACCGGCAACGCAATCGGCATCGGATGGTTAAGGTAGACCCAGAGACCAG GTACATGTCCCTTGCTGTGTGTGAACTTGACCAGCCCAGCCTTGGCCCCCTTGTGGCTGCAGCCTGTAGTGATGGGGCCGTAAG gCTCTTTCTTTTGCAGGATTCTGGGCGGATTCTGCAGCTCCTTGCTGAAACCTTCCACCATAAGCGATGTGTCCTCAAGGTCCACTCCTTTACACACGAGGCACCCAACCAGAGGCG GAGGCTCCTCCTGTGCAGCGCAGCTACTGATGGCAGCCTGGCCTTCTGGGATCTCACCACCATGCTAGACCATGAATCCACTGTCCTGGAGCCTCCAGTGGATCCTGGGCTTCCCTACC gGCTTGGCACCCCCTCCCTGACTCTCCAGGCCCACAGCTGTGGTATCAACAGCCTGCACACCTTGCCCACCCGTGAGGGCCACCATCTCGTGGCCAGTGGCAGTGAAGATGGATCCCTCCATGTCTTCGTGCTTGCTGTGGAGATGCTACAGCTAGAAGAGGCTGTGGGAGAGGCTGGGCTGGTACCTCAGCTGCGTGTGCTAGAGGAATACTCTGTCCCCTGTGCACATGCTGCCCATGTGACAGGCCTCAAGATCCTAAGCCCAAGCATCATGGTCTCAGCCTCCATTGATCAACGGCTGACCTTCTGGCGTCTGGGGCATGGTGAACCCACCTTCATGAATAGCACTGTATTCCATGTGCCTGATGTGGCTGACATGGACTGCTGGCCTGTGAGCCCTGAGTTTGGCCACCGTTGTGCCCTTGGGGGTCAGGGGCTTGAGGTTTACAACTGGTACGACTGA
- the WDR6 gene encoding tRNA (34-2'-O)-methyltransferase regulator WDR6 isoform X3, translating to MIKRVQNLLGHYLIHGFRVRPEPNGDLDLEAMVAVFGSKGLRVVKISWGQGHFRELWRSGLWNMSDWIWDARWLEGNIALALGHNSVVLYDPVVGCILQEVPCTDRCTLSSACLIGDAWKELTIVAGAVSNQLLVWYPATALADNKPVAPDRRISGHVGIIFSMSYLESKGLLATASEDRSVRIWKVGDLRVPGGRVQNIGHCFGHSARVWQVKLLENYLISAGEDCVCLVWSHEGEILQAFRGHQGRGIRAIAAHERQAWVITGGDDSGIRLWHLVGRGYRGLGVSALCFKSRSRPGTLKAVTLAGSWRLLAVTDTGALYLYDVEVKCWEQLLEDKHFQSYCLLEAAPGPEGFGLCAMANGEGRVKVVPINTPTAAVDQTLFPGKVHSLSWALRGYEELLLLASGPGGVVACLEISAAPSGKAIFVKERCRYLLPPSKQRWHTCSAFLPPGDFLVCGDRRGSVLLFPSRPGLLKDPGVGGKAGAGAGAPVVGSGSSGGGNAFTGLGPVSTLPSLHGKQGVTSVTCHGGYVYTTGRDGAYYQLFVRDGQLQPVLRQKSCRGMNWLAGLRIVPDGSMVILGFHANEFVVWNPRSHEKLHIVNCGGGHRSWAFSDTEAAMAFAYLKDGDVMLYRALGGCTRPHVILREGLHGREITCVKRVGTITLGPEYGVPSFMQPDDLEPGSEGPDLTDIVITCSEDTTVCVLALPTTTGSAHALTAVCNHISSVRAVAVWGIGTPGGPQDPQPGLTAHVVSAGGRAEMHCFSIMVTPDPSTPSRLACHVMHLSSHRLDEYWDRQRNRHRMVKVDPETRYMSLAVCELDQPSLGPLVAAACSDGAVRLFLLQDSGRILQLLAETFHHKRCVLKVHSFTHEAPNQRRRLLLCSAATDGSLAFWDLTTMLDHESTVLEPPVDPGLPYRLGTPSLTLQAHSCGINSLHTLPTREGHHLVASGSEDGSLHVFVLAVEMLQLEEAVGEAGLVPQLRVLEEYSVPCAHAAHVTGLKILSPSIMVSASIDQRLTFWRLGHGEPTFMNSTVFHVPDVADMDCWPVSPEFGHRCALGGQGLEVYNWYD from the exons ATGATAAAGCGAGTGCAGAACCTGCTTGGCCACTATCTTATCCATGGCTTCCGGGTACGGCCAGAGCCTAATGGAGACCTTGACTTGGAGGCCATGGTGGCTGTGTTTGGAAGCAAGGGACTCCGAGTtgtgaaaattagctggggacAGGGCCACTTCCGGGAGCTTTGGCGCTCTGGCCTGTGGAACATGTCTGACTGGATTTGGGATGCACGCTGGCTTGAGGGAAATATAGCCTTGGCCCTGGGCCACAACTCAGTGGTGCTATATGACCCTGTAGTAGGGTGCATCCTGCAAGAGGTGCCCTGCACAGACAGGTGCACCCTCTCTTCAGCTTGCCTGATTGGAGACGCCTGGAAGGAGCTGACCATAGTGGCAGGTGCTGTTTCCAACCAGCTCTTGGTCTGGTACCCAGCAACTGCCTTAGCAGACAACAAACCTGTAGCACCTGACCGACGAATCAGTGGGCATGTGGGCATCATCTTCAGCATGTCATACCTGGAAAGCAAGGGATTGCTGGCTACAGCTTCAGAAGACCGAAGCGTTCGTATCTGGAAGGTGGGCGACCTGCGAGTGCCTGGGGGTCGGGTGCAGAATATTGGGCACTGCTTTGGGCACAGCGCCCGTGTGTGGCAGGTCAAGCTTCTAGAGAATTACCTTATCAGTGCAGGAGAGGATTGTGTCTGCTTGGTGTGGAGCCATGAAGGTGAGATCCTCCAGGCCTTTCGGGGACACCAGGGACGTGGGATCCGGGCCATAGCTGCCCATGAGAGGCAGGCCTGGGTGATCACTGGGGGTGATGACTCAGGCATTCGGCTGTGGCACTTGGTAGGGCGTGGGTACCGGGGATTGGGGGTCTCGGCTCTCTGCTTCAAGTCCCGTAGTAGGCCAGGTACACTCAAGGCTGTGACTCTGGCTGGCTCTTGGCGACTGCTGGCAGTGACTGATACAGGGGCCCTGTATCTCTATGACGTCGAGGTCAAGTGCTGGGAGCAGCTGCTAGAGGATAAACATTTCCAGTCCTACTGCCTGCTGGAGGCAGCTCCTGGTCCCGAGGGCTTCGGATTGTGTGCTATGGCCAATGGGGAAGGTCGTGTCAAGGTTGTCCCCATCAACACTCCAACTGCTGCTGTGGACCAGACCCTGTTTCCTGGGAAGGTGCACAGCTTGAGCTGGGCCCTGCGTGGTTATGAGGAGCTCCTGTTGCTGGCATCGGGCCCTGGCGGGGTAGTAGCTTGCCTAGAGATCTCAGCCGCACCCTCTGGCAAGGCCATCTTTGTCAAGGAACGTTGTCGGTACCTGCTGCCCCCAAGCAAGCAGAGATGGCACACATGCAGTGCCTTCCTACCCCCAGGTGACTTCCTGGTGTGTGGTGACCGCCGGGGCTCTGTGCTGCTATTCCCCTCCAGACCAGGTCTGCTCAAGGACCCTGGGGTGGGAGGCAAGGCTGGGGCTGGTGCTGGGGCACCTGTAGTGGGTAGTGGTAGTAGTGGGGGTGGGAATGCTTTCACTGGGTTGGGCCCAGTGTCTACCCTGCCCTCTCTGCACGGGAAGCAGGGTGTGACCTCTGTCACATGCCATGGTGGCTATGTGTATACCACAGGGCGTGATGGCGCCTACTACCAGCTGTTTGTACGAGACGGCCAGCTCCAGCCAGTCCTAAGGCAGAAGTCCTGTCGAGGCATGAACTGGCTAGCTGGGCTCCGTATAGTGCCCGATGGGAGCATGGTTATCCTGGGTTTCCATGCCAATGAGTTTGTGGTGTGGAACCCTCGGTCACACGAGAAGCTGCACATCGTCAACTGTGGTGGAGGGCACCGTTCGTGGGCATTCTCTGATACTGAGGCAGCCATGGCCTTTGCTTACCTCAAGGATGGGGATGTCATGCTGTACAGGGCTCTGGGTGGCTGCACCCGGCCACACGTGATTCTCCGGGAGGGTCTGCATGGCCGTGAGATCACTTGTGTAAAGCGTGTGGGCACCATTACCCTGGGGCCTGAATATGGAGTGCCCAGCTTCATGCAGCCTGATGACCTGGAGCCTGGCAGTGAGGGGCCCGACTTGACTGACATTGTGATCACATGTAGTGAGGACACTACTGTCTGTGTCCTAGCACTCCCTACAACCACAGGCTCAGCCCACGCACTCACAGCTGTTTGTAACCATATCTCCTCGGTACGTGCTGTGGCTGTGTGGGGCATTGGCACCCCAGGTGGCCCTCAGGATCCTCAGCCAGGCCTGACTGCCCATGTGGTGTCTGCCGGGGGGCGGGCTGAGATGCACTGCTTCAGCATCATGGTTACTCCGGACCCCAGCACCCCAAGCCGCCTCGCCTGCCATGTCATGCACCTTTCGTCCCACCGGCTAGATGAGTATTGGGACCGGCAACGCAATCGGCATCGGATGGTTAAGGTAGACCCAGAGACCAG GTACATGTCCCTTGCTGTGTGTGAACTTGACCAGCCCAGCCTTGGCCCCCTTGTGGCTGCAGCCTGTAGTGATGGGGCCGTAAG gCTCTTTCTTTTGCAGGATTCTGGGCGGATTCTGCAGCTCCTTGCTGAAACCTTCCACCATAAGCGATGTGTCCTCAAGGTCCACTCCTTTACACACGAGGCACCCAACCAGAGGCG GAGGCTCCTCCTGTGCAGCGCAGCTACTGATGGCAGCCTGGCCTTCTGGGATCTCACCACCATGCTAGACCATGAATCCACTGTCCTGGAGCCTCCAGTGGATCCTGGGCTTCCCTACC gGCTTGGCACCCCCTCCCTGACTCTCCAGGCCCACAGCTGTGGTATCAACAGCCTGCACACCTTGCCCACCCGTGAGGGCCACCATCTCGTGGCCAGTGGCAGTGAAGATGGATCCCTCCATGTCTTCGTGCTTGCTGTGGAGATGCTACAGCTAGAAGAGGCTGTGGGAGAGGCTGGGCTGGTACCTCAGCTGCGTGTGCTAGAGGAATACTCTGTCCCCTGTGCACATGCTGCCCATGTGACAGGCCTCAAGATCCTAAGCCCAAGCATCATGGTCTCAGCCTCCATTGATCAACGGCTGACCTTCTGGCGTCTGGGGCATGGTGAACCCACCTTCATGAATAGCACTGTATTCCATGTGCCTGATGTGGCTGACATGGACTGCTGGCCTGTGAGCCCTGAGTTTGGCCACCGTTGTGCCCTTGGGGGTCAGGGGCTTGAGGTTTACAACTGGTACGACTGA